The window GTAGTCACTATGTCAAGAACGACTCCGCGATGTCCTGTGCTGATCCAGCGTTTGCCAAGATCGAGCGTCATGTATATGGTTCCGTGCAGCACTATGCCAAGCACTGCATCGAAGGCATGCGGCGACAGCTTTTCAGTTGGTGAGATGAAATTGCCGGCTGCATTGTTAACGAGGATATCTATGTGCCCGAAGTGATCCATGAAATGATCGATGGTCTCAGCGACCTTTGCAGGGTCACGAACATCACAGGCGTGGTAGTCTGCATCGATCCCTGCATCCCTGAATTTGGACACAGCTTCTGATAGAACATTCTCTCTGCGGCCGCATATGGCTACGGCGGCGCCTAACTCACCGTACCTCATGCCTATATTGAAGCCAATTCCAGTGCCGCCACCAGTTATGACGGCAACCTTTCCCTTCAAAAGATCATTCCTGAACATCGCGTGAAGATGCTTAAAACCATAATAATCTTATAGAAATACAGCGAAAAATATTACTGTATCAATTTGAATTCTTTAGAATGTACCATTACTGTTTAAAGAGTTCAGTGAAAGAATCGGGAAAGTATTTCGTCCTCTCGATCAGCTCATCCATGGATATCCTCACCTGAGATGTACTGTCCCTTTCCCTTATGGTCACAGTGCCATCCTCCTTCGACTGATAATCTACGGTCACGCAGTAAGGGGTGCCGATCTCATCCTGTCTTGCATATCTTCGGCCTATGTTTCCGCCGTCATCATAGAATATGAAGGGATCCACAGCCTTGATCCTATCGAACAGATCTCTGGCGATCCTGTCAAGATTATCCTTCTTCTGCAGGGGAAATACGGCAAGATGCACTGGGGCTATGTGCGGTTCAAGCCTGAGAACCTTGTATCCATTATCACGTTTATAGTATGAGGAGTCCATGATGGTTAGGAGTATGCGATCCACACCGTAGGAAGGCTCTATCACCTTTGGTGTCTTGCCATCGATCTGGAGGTTTTCGCCGGAGAACTGCTGGTGCCTTCCAAGATCGTAAGTGCCTCTGTCTGATACGCCAACTATCTCTATCCAGTCTCCGTCCAGGAGATATTCGAAGTCCCAAGTCTCCGATGAATAGTGTGCCCTCTCACCCGGATCATGTTCTCTTGCCCTTATCCGATCCTGCTTGAATCCAAGCTTCAGAAGTATGTCGTAGGTCTTGTTGAGGAAGTAGGCCATCACTCTGTTTCCTATGATGCCGGATCTCAGAGCGTCTGAGACCTTCATCTTCTGCAATTCCCCGGTATTCCTAAGCAGGCTCAGATCCGCATATGAGTCTGGAACTGGGAAATCATCCCCATTAAGATAGAAAACCTCCACCTCAGCCTGAGAAAACTCCCTCATCCTTATCAGGGCCTGCCTTGGAGATATCTCATTCCTGAAGCCCTTACCAACTTGGCACACTATTATGGGCATTGAGTTTCTGGCGTAATTGTAAATATTCTTGAAGTTGATGAATATACCCTGCGCTGTTTCAGGCCTAAGATAAAGATCGTTCGTGCCTATGCGGAACATGAGATTGAAATCATAGGGGTTTTTGAGCCTTTCTCCGCATTTGGGGCATTTCACATCGTATTTTTCCAAAATGGCCGAAGCTTCCTCTACGGTCTTCGCTATCTCTGTTATGCCGAGGCCTTTCAGAAGGCTTTCCAGCTTGTACGGTGTGCCGCATTTGGGGCATTTCACCGCGATGTCAGAGAACTTCTCCAGATGGCCAGAAGCCCTGAACACGTCCGCAGGGGATATTACGGGAGTATCCAGGAATACCGCCCCTTCCCTAGCGTACTCCTTCTTCCATAGATTTATTATATTGTCTTTGAGTAACGTACCAAGCGGTCCATAATCATAGAAACCGGAAGATCCGCCGTATATCATGAAAGACGGCCAGAAGAACCCTCTCCTCTTTGCAAGTTCAACAACATCGTCGAAGCTCATTGAAACACACCAAGCATTTCAATATCGTACAGCATGCCATATATGCCGTGAGAATCATCCAGCACCGGAAGCTGGTTGTAGTTGTACTTTATCATGAGTTCTGCTGCCGTGGACAGCCTGTCGTTTGCGTACACGACCGTTGGATTCTTCACCATTATTTCCTCTGCCGATATCTTGGGCAGCTTTATGTCTGCGCGCTCCACAACATACTTGAATACATTGCGCAGGCCTGTCCATGACCAAGGATCTTCATCGTCCGCTATCCCCATCTCGCTCAGTATAGAGTCAAATTTCAGGTCAATCCTGTCGAATATATCTCTGTCCACAAGTAGGCCAAGAAAAGATCCATCGTCATTTATCACA is drawn from Thermoplasma sp. Kam2015 and contains these coding sequences:
- a CDS encoding SDR family oxidoreductase — translated: MFRNDLLKGKVAVITGGGTGIGFNIGMRYGELGAAVAICGRRENVLSEAVSKFRDAGIDADYHACDVRDPAKVAETIDHFMDHFGHIDILVNNAAGNFISPTEKLSPHAFDAVLGIVLHGTIYMTLDLGKRWISTGHRGVVLDIVTTYAWTGSGYVVPSAAAKAGVLAVVRSLAVEWAKYGIRHVAIAPGPFPTEATRKNLFPIPEIESRIIERVPLRRVGRMDEIADLAAFLVSDNAEYLNGSIITIDGGEWLKGAGQFNHLENLTEEQWKMINEISRRKD
- a CDS encoding glycine--tRNA ligase is translated as MSFDDVVELAKRRGFFWPSFMIYGGSSGFYDYGPLGTLLKDNIINLWKKEYAREGAVFLDTPVISPADVFRASGHLEKFSDIAVKCPKCGTPYKLESLLKGLGITEIAKTVEEASAILEKYDVKCPKCGERLKNPYDFNLMFRIGTNDLYLRPETAQGIFINFKNIYNYARNSMPIIVCQVGKGFRNEISPRQALIRMREFSQAEVEVFYLNGDDFPVPDSYADLSLLRNTGELQKMKVSDALRSGIIGNRVMAYFLNKTYDILLKLGFKQDRIRAREHDPGERAHYSSETWDFEYLLDGDWIEIVGVSDRGTYDLGRHQQFSGENLQIDGKTPKVIEPSYGVDRILLTIMDSSYYKRDNGYKVLRLEPHIAPVHLAVFPLQKKDNLDRIARDLFDRIKAVDPFIFYDDGGNIGRRYARQDEIGTPYCVTVDYQSKEDGTVTIRERDSTSQVRISMDELIERTKYFPDSFTELFKQ